One Plectropomus leopardus isolate mb chromosome 1, YSFRI_Pleo_2.0, whole genome shotgun sequence DNA segment encodes these proteins:
- the dkk3a gene encoding dickkopf-related protein 3a — protein sequence MMRVVLLVLALPAVCNGILPEIVDSGISHILEDDSAQRQSELDRMFVEVEQLPEDPQQKPEDAFHQSNNESVSPSPHPSNPPPSHQNETASDKVTDNESVHTSAEQETNNITAAVRSSDLGNNIDHGCISDGDCGKGRYCLHDKRDSKCLPCKAIDVSCTKDKECCGEQLCVWGQCSLNATKGEAGSTCQYQTDCSPDLCCLFHKALLFPVCSAKPIERERCLGASNHLLELLSWDIQDEGPRKHCPCAGGLHCQHLGRGSMCLKGEDSSEEDLTDSLYSEIDYII from the exons atgatgcGAGTCGTCCTGCTAGTTTTGGCTCTCCCGGCAGTCTGCAATGGCATCCTCCCTGAGATAGTGGACTCTGGCATCAGTCACATCCTGGAGGATGATTCCGCACAGAGACAATCGGAGCTGGACCGCATGTTTGTGGAAGTGGAGCAGCTGCCAGAGGATCCGCAGCAAAAGCCTGAGGATGCGTTTCACCAG AGCAACAACGAGAGTGTGAGTCCCAGCCCTCATCCCAGTAACCCTCCTCCAAGTCATCAAAATGAAACTGCCTCTGATAAAGTGACTGATAACGAATCCGTCCACACCTCAGCAGAACAG GAGACAAACAACATCACAGCAGCCGTCCGGTCCAGTGACCTGGGGAACAATATTGATCAT GGATGCATCAGTGATGGGGACTGTGGGAAGGGACGGTATTGTCTTCATGACAAACGTGACTCTAAGTGTCTGCCTTGCAAAGCAATAGATGTG TCATGCACTAAGGATAAGGAGTGCTGTGGTGAACAGCTGTGTGTCTGGGGTCAGTGCAGTCTGAATGCAACTAAAGGAGAAGCTGGCAGCACCTGTCAGTACCAGACAGACTGCAGCCCGGACCTCTGCTGTCTTTTCCACAAAG cccTGCTCTTCCCCGTCTGCTCAGCCAAGCCTATTGAGCGTGAGCGCTGCCTCGGTGCCTCCAACCACCTGTTGGAGCTGTTGTCCTGGGACATTCAGGACGAGGGACCCAGGAAACATTGCCCCTGTGCAGGAGGTCTCCACTGCCAGCACCTGGG GCGAGGGTCCATGTGCCTTAAAGGAGAAGACTCGAGTGAAGAGGACCTGACAGACAGTCTATACTCAGAGATAGACTACATAATATAG